The following proteins are co-located in the Kiritimatiellaceae bacterium genome:
- a CDS encoding inositol monophosphatase has product MKTPSNKQLLDVCIEAACTAGKHALKNIHRREEIAQSFDHDVKLVMDSECQRIAEGIIHRHFPDHAILGEEGSIIKEHAFEWVIDPIDGTANYTRGFPYWCCSIAVRRDSEILAGCVFVPVLNECYTATVDGPALCNGEPVHVSAVPSLQKAAFFAGLTKDIDPRSLSFFSDMAPRVSKIRMLGSAAIDICHIACGRSDGYFEAGLYFWDVAAAGLIAERAGAVCTAYPRAEEHGLRFLCTVPHIHAAARKLVEKHFKD; this is encoded by the coding sequence ATGAAAACACCGTCAAACAAACAGCTTTTGGATGTCTGTATTGAGGCCGCATGCACGGCTGGAAAACACGCTTTAAAAAATATCCACCGCCGCGAAGAAATTGCACAGAGTTTTGACCACGATGTAAAACTGGTGATGGACAGCGAATGCCAGCGGATTGCCGAAGGCATTATTCACCGGCACTTTCCCGACCACGCGATTCTCGGCGAGGAAGGATCCATCATCAAGGAGCACGCGTTCGAATGGGTCATTGATCCGATCGACGGCACCGCCAACTACACCCGCGGATTTCCCTACTGGTGCTGTTCCATCGCCGTACGGCGCGACAGTGAAATTCTAGCCGGGTGCGTTTTTGTTCCGGTGCTGAACGAATGCTACACCGCCACCGTCGACGGCCCGGCTCTTTGCAACGGTGAGCCGGTTCACGTTTCGGCTGTTCCGAGTCTTCAAAAAGCGGCGTTCTTCGCCGGGCTCACCAAGGATATTGATCCGCGTTCGCTCAGCTTTTTCAGCGATATGGCTCCGCGCGTCAGCAAAATCCGAATGCTCGGTTCGGCGGCAATCGACATCTGCCACATCGCCTGCGGCCGATCCGACGGCTACTTCGAGGCCGGACTTTATTTCTGGGATGTCGCCGCCGCCGGGCTGATTGCCGAACGCGCCGGAGCCGTCTGCACCGCTTATCCGCGCGCCGAAGAACACGGCCTGCGTTTTCTCTGTACCGTTCCGCACATTCACGCTGCCGCACGGAAACTGGTTGAAAAACATTTTAAGGACTGA
- a CDS encoding class I SAM-dependent methyltransferase, which translates to MAKKKKFPDLHHLYEASVQGVETDVDFAARIFKKKNGRGPNDLREDFCGTAALACEWVKRSPQHRAWGVDFDRPTLDWGIAHNVSQLGPNAGKLKLFCSDVLKVKTPPVDLVIALNFSYCVFKTRQLLLTYFKRVHGSLKNDGLFIMDIYGGTEAISAKLEPRKVDAFTAADGTKVPSFKYIWDQAKYNVIDHHVVNYIHFDIPKVGKIKKAFTYDWRLWTLPELQELLIEAGFKSAEVYLHDWTKDGESDDIYRRRTTYENALGWVAYVVGIK; encoded by the coding sequence ATGGCAAAGAAAAAAAAGTTTCCCGACTTACACCATCTCTACGAAGCCTCTGTGCAGGGCGTTGAAACCGACGTCGATTTCGCAGCACGGATTTTCAAAAAGAAAAACGGGCGCGGCCCGAACGATCTGCGCGAGGATTTCTGCGGCACCGCCGCCCTCGCCTGTGAATGGGTTAAACGCTCACCGCAGCACCGCGCATGGGGCGTAGATTTTGACCGTCCGACACTCGATTGGGGCATTGCACACAATGTATCGCAACTCGGCCCGAACGCCGGAAAACTGAAACTGTTCTGCTCCGACGTGCTAAAGGTCAAAACCCCGCCGGTTGACCTGGTAATTGCACTTAATTTTTCCTACTGCGTTTTCAAAACCCGCCAACTGCTGCTCACTTATTTTAAACGGGTACATGGCTCGCTGAAAAACGACGGTCTGTTCATCATGGACATCTACGGCGGGACCGAAGCGATCTCCGCCAAACTCGAACCGCGCAAGGTGGACGCCTTCACGGCCGCCGACGGAACGAAGGTTCCTTCATTCAAATACATTTGGGATCAGGCCAAATATAACGTGATTGATCACCACGTCGTGAACTACATCCATTTTGACATTCCAAAGGTTGGTAAAATCAAAAAAGCCTTCACCTACGACTGGCGACTCTGGACTCTGCCGGAGCTGCAGGAACTGCTGATCGAAGCCGGTTTTAAATCAGCCGAAGTCTATCTGCACGACTGGACTAAAGACGGAGAATCGGACGACATCTACCGCCGGCGCACAACGTATGAAAACGCGCTCGGCTGGGTCGCCTACGTCGTCGGGATCAAATAA
- a CDS encoding universal stress protein, giving the protein MKILSTVDFSTTSETILKITKTYASKLNAEVFLIHAEPLEADVDDPEHDTKPESMRLRKDALALEKAGVKVTPLFIQGPACEIILAEAIRLKVDLVIIGAHGHGGTNCKVSVGSISECILLRSKIPVLVVPL; this is encoded by the coding sequence ATGAAAATCTTATCGACTGTGGACTTCTCGACTACGTCGGAAACTATCCTGAAAATTACGAAAACCTATGCGAGCAAGCTGAATGCCGAGGTATTCCTGATTCATGCAGAGCCATTAGAAGCCGATGTTGACGATCCGGAACATGACACCAAACCGGAATCCATGCGCTTAAGAAAAGATGCGTTAGCGCTGGAAAAAGCCGGTGTAAAAGTGACGCCTTTGTTTATACAGGGACCGGCTTGTGAAATTATTCTTGCGGAAGCCATACGGCTAAAAGTCGATCTGGTTATCATCGGTGCGCATGGACATGGCGGAACGAACTGCAAGGTGTCTGTCGGCAGCATCAGCGAATGCATTCTGCTTCGATCAAAGATACCGGTACTGGTTGTTCCTCTTTGA